From Simonsiella muelleri ATCC 29453:
GCGCGACACCATTTCAGGATTTGCCGCCGCCAAGTTCATCGTGCCATCAAACGCATCTTCAATGCCTTGTTTCGCCAATTTTTCTGCCATTTGGCGAATGCGCTCAATCCTGCCTCGACGAACACGACTCAATAAATTTTGCAGCGTGTCGTTTTGTTCATCAAAATTCAAACCCACAATATGCACTGTGCTGCCATTCCACGTTACCGAAATTTCCACGCCCGAAATGAAACGAATCCCACGCCACATCGCTTCTTCACGCGCTTGAACAATGCCACCCGTGTGGTCGTGGTCAGTCAGCGCAAGCATGGTACAACTGTTGGCAGCCGCCATTTTTACTAATTCAATCGGCGACAATTCACCATCAGATACATACGAATGACAATGTAAATCAATCATGGTGTCGCTCCACAATGTCTAAAATATCCAAAATATCCAATGGTTGACGTACCGCATAATCATAATGCCACGATTCCACATCATCGGTATCCGCAATGTAGCCCCATTCCGCCAACACGCTTATCATGCCTGAATTTTGCCCAGCTTGAATGTCGCGTTGTGCATCACCGACGTATAAGCAGTTTTCAGGCAGCCTGTTAATTTTTTCACATGCGTACAACATTGGTTTAACACTGGGTTTGGCTTCTCCACAAGTATCGCCACTGACCACCACCGCAGGCGCAATCGCAAAATTTAATTTGGGAATCAGTTTGTCAGTAAAACGCGCGGGTTTATTCGTGATAATGCCCCACACCAAACCACGCGCATCTAATTCACTAATTAATTCGTTCACGCCATCAAATAACACGGTATCTTTGTCAAAACACAAATCATATTGCGCCAAGTATTCTTGTCGCCACGTTTCAAAATCAGGGTGTTCGGGCGTGATGCCTGCACCAAATTCCAGCAATGCCCCAGAACCATGACTCGCATAAGGGCGAATATCTACCAATTTCTTTTCAGGCAGCCTTTTGGCACGAAGCAATGCATTCAGTGCGCCTCCCAAATCCAAAGCGGTGTCAGCCAGTGTGCCATCTAAATCAAATAATACAGCTTGAATATTCATGTGAATTTTTCCTAATTTGTTGTTATCGTCTGCATTATACCAATATTTACAAATTCTTGATTTTTCCTAATAAAAAACATACAATCCCCATTCCCACAAACTACTTTATCTCAGCGAGAAGATAACTTTTAACACGCGCATTTTTCGCGCATTTTTATCTAGAGGAATCAAGTAATGATGATGAAAAAAACCTTGTTAAGCACCATCGTTTTATTGGCTTTGGCAGCTTGTGGTGGTTCGCAATCGGGTGATACAGCCAAATCCACATCTTCAGGCAGCAATCAAGCTGCGACAAATGCGTTGAATATTTTTAACTGGTCAAATTATGTGGACGAAAGCACCGTAGAAGATTTTAAAAAACAAAATAATTTGAAATTAAATTACACCACTTATGAAAGCAACGAAGCGTTAGAAGCGAAAATGCTAACAGGTCAATCTGGTTACGATTTGGCTGTACCAGGCGTGGCATTTTTACCGCGCCAAATTCAAGCAGGTGCGTATCAAAAAATCAACAAAGATTTGATTCCTAATTATAAAAATATTGACCCAGCTTTATTGAAATTATTGACAGATGCCAGTCCCGATGCGACTGAATACGCCGTTCCTTATTTCATGGGTGCAAACACCATTGCCATTACCGCCAAAGGTAAAGAAGCCTTAGGTGGCAAGCTGCCTGAAAACGGTTGGGATTTGTTATTTAAGCCAGAATATACTAATAAATTAAAAGGCTGTGGTATTACATTGTGGGACACACCAAGCGAGATGTTCCCGATTGTATTGAAATACATTGGTAAAGACCCCAAAGGCAGCAATCCTGCTGATGTTGACGCAGCCGCCGCCGTATTGCAAGCGATTCGCCCTGATGTGAAACGCTTTAGCCCATCAGTGATTGATGAATTGGCACGTGGTGATGTGTGTTTGGCAGCTGGTAACGGTGGTGATTTGAATTTGGCGAAAGCGCGTTCGGAGGAAGTGAAAAATAATGTTGGCATTGAAGTATTGAATCCGAAGGGTATGGGTATTTGGGTGGAATCTTGGGTGATTCCAAAAGATGCGAAAAATGTGGCAAACGCACACAAATACATCAATTACACGTTAGATCCTGAAGTGGCAGCCAAAAATGGTAATGCGGTAACATTTGCGCCAGCCAGTTTGCCAGCGCGTGAAAAAATGGATCCCAAATTGGTGGCGACTCGCTCCATTTTCCCAACGGCCGAAGACATAGCAAACGGTTTTGTGATGCCACAAATGTCAGATGCAACCAAAAAACAAACCACACAATTGTGGCAAAAATTGAAAATGGGTAAATAATTTTATTATTTAAATCATGAAATTAAAAAATCAGGCTGCCTGAAAACCACTTGATTCTTTCAGGCTGCCGTTGGTCTGTTGGGCTTTTTTATTTAGGGGAAAAAATGTTTTCTATTCGCCATACTATTTATTTGATTTCATTGGTTTGTTTATTATCAGCTTGCGCAGAACAACAACAAACCACTTCTGAACCAGCTCCTACACAAACAATAAACGCACCACGAAACCAAACAGCCAAGCAAGAAAGTTACGTTGTGGTCAGCCAGTCATCATATCCGCCATTTGCTACTCGTGATGAAACAGGCAAAATGGTTGGTTTGGATATGGATATTTTGAATGCAATTGCTGAAAAACAGGGTTTTACACTCAAATTTATTCCACATGATATGGACGGATTATTAGAAAGTTTGAATGAGGATGGTGCAGATATTGTGGCAACAGGCGTAAATATTACCCCTGAACGACAAAAAAAATATGACTTTTCTCAACCCTACTTAGAGGCATCTTGGGTCGCACTCGTCAACAAAGATAAAGTTAAAGCACATCAATGGTCGGATTTAAAAAACAAAAAATTCGTAGTTCAAAGCAGCAGCTTATCTGAAACACAATTAAAAAATACGGCAATCTCCGCTGATGTTTTACCTTTGAAAACAGTATATTTGGGTGTTGCCGCAGTTGGCAAAGGGGATGCCGATGCAATTTATGATGTAGACAGCGTATTAGATACGTATCTCAAACCCAATACGCCATTTATTAAAATTGTTGATGAAGAATCAGGTAGAATTCCATTTGGATTTGTATTTAAAAAAGGTAATTTACCATTAAAAACCAAAATTGACCAAGGTTTGGAAAAAATCAAAGCCGATGGAACTTATCAAAAAATTTTAGACAAATGGTATCCCAAAAATTGAGAATAAATTTTGGAACCTGTGTTCATAATATTGATAGCTTGCTTTTATCGACACTTCATGTACCTACTGCATTGGCTTCAAAAGCTACCTTGTGTTTGTAAAATTATCAATTAAATCATAATATTAATCTTTTAAGTGCAGGTTCTTAAATAAAATCATCAACAGCAAGTTTTGTAAAGGTTTCAACCTACCAAATGTGAGGAGTGGATTTCATATTAACTATTTTTTAATTTAAATAAATTCAAATAGTTAGAAAAAATATAAATATAAACTCCACCCTTATAAATTGAACTAATTTTGAATTGTGTAAATTTTTAGAGCGTACATTTGATTCATTCAACGTTGTAAAGCTGCTTCAAAATCCGCTAAAATTTAGGTCTCGGTTGAAATCACAACAACAAAGGAAAAAGAAATGGCAGAATCCAATATTTGGCAACAAAAATGGGTTATCGGTAACTGGAAAATGAATGGGCAACTACAAGAAAATAATAGTTTAGTCCATAAATTACGCAGTTTTCAAACTGTTCCCAATGTGTGCATTGGCATCACACCGCCGACCGTGTATTTATTACAAGTTCATAATGCCGTACAAATTGTACTCAATAATCCCATCTACACTTGCGCCCAAGATGTAAGTCGTTTCTCCGAAAAAGGCGCGTACACAGGTGAAGTGTCTGCTGAAATGATGCGTGATGTGGGTGTGGACATTATTCTTATTGGGCATTCTGAACGCAGTTTGTATTTCAACGAAAAAAATGACGTTCAACGCCAAAAAATTGAAAATGTTCTGAAAGTGGGTCTAATTCCATTGTTGTGTGTGGGTGAAAGCCTGAAAGAACGCGAGGACGGGCGTGAAAAAGAAGCAGTTGCATATCAATTGTCTGTATTTAAGGGTTTGAAAACCAAAAATTTTGCAATTGCCTACGAACCTGTGTGGGCAATTGGTACGGGTAAGGTCGCCAATCGCGAGCAAATCGCTGATATGCACCAATTTATTTATGATGAAGTCTTGTCATTGTGTGGCAATGATGCTAATATTCGCGTTCTTTACGGCGGAAGCGTGAATGATAAAAACGCTGCCGATATTTTTAGCGTGCCACATGTAGATGGCGCATTAGTTGGTGGTGCATCGCTTAAATACGAAGCGTTTGCCGCTATTATTAACGCCGCACAGGCAGCAGAATAAAATACTATGGAAGCCTTCAAAACTGTCATTTGGATTATCAATATTTTCGCGTCTTTAGCTGTAATTGGGTTGGTTTTAATACAACACGGTAAGGGTGCAGATGCAGGTGCGAACTTTGGTGGCTCAGGCAGCGCACAAGGCGTGTTTGGTTCAGGCGGCAATGCTAATTTTTTGAC
This genomic window contains:
- a CDS encoding HAD family hydrolase encodes the protein MNIQAVLFDLDGTLADTALDLGGALNALLRAKRLPEKKLVDIRPYASHGSGALLEFGAGITPEHPDFETWRQEYLAQYDLCFDKDTVLFDGVNELISELDARGLVWGIITNKPARFTDKLIPKLNFAIAPAVVVSGDTCGEAKPSVKPMLYACEKINRLPENCLYVGDAQRDIQAGQNSGMISVLAEWGYIADTDDVESWHYDYAVRQPLDILDILDIVERHHD
- a CDS encoding extracellular solute-binding protein, encoding MKKTLLSTIVLLALAACGGSQSGDTAKSTSSGSNQAATNALNIFNWSNYVDESTVEDFKKQNNLKLNYTTYESNEALEAKMLTGQSGYDLAVPGVAFLPRQIQAGAYQKINKDLIPNYKNIDPALLKLLTDASPDATEYAVPYFMGANTIAITAKGKEALGGKLPENGWDLLFKPEYTNKLKGCGITLWDTPSEMFPIVLKYIGKDPKGSNPADVDAAAAVLQAIRPDVKRFSPSVIDELARGDVCLAAGNGGDLNLAKARSEEVKNNVGIEVLNPKGMGIWVESWVIPKDAKNVANAHKYINYTLDPEVAAKNGNAVTFAPASLPAREKMDPKLVATRSIFPTAEDIANGFVMPQMSDATKKQTTQLWQKLKMGK
- a CDS encoding substrate-binding periplasmic protein: MFSIRHTIYLISLVCLLSACAEQQQTTSEPAPTQTINAPRNQTAKQESYVVVSQSSYPPFATRDETGKMVGLDMDILNAIAEKQGFTLKFIPHDMDGLLESLNEDGADIVATGVNITPERQKKYDFSQPYLEASWVALVNKDKVKAHQWSDLKNKKFVVQSSSLSETQLKNTAISADVLPLKTVYLGVAAVGKGDADAIYDVDSVLDTYLKPNTPFIKIVDEESGRIPFGFVFKKGNLPLKTKIDQGLEKIKADGTYQKILDKWYPKN
- the tpiA gene encoding triose-phosphate isomerase, which translates into the protein MAESNIWQQKWVIGNWKMNGQLQENNSLVHKLRSFQTVPNVCIGITPPTVYLLQVHNAVQIVLNNPIYTCAQDVSRFSEKGAYTGEVSAEMMRDVGVDIILIGHSERSLYFNEKNDVQRQKIENVLKVGLIPLLCVGESLKEREDGREKEAVAYQLSVFKGLKTKNFAIAYEPVWAIGTGKVANREQIADMHQFIYDEVLSLCGNDANIRVLYGGSVNDKNAADIFSVPHVDGALVGGASLKYEAFAAIINAAQAAE